The following proteins come from a genomic window of Labeo rohita strain BAU-BD-2019 chromosome 25, IGBB_LRoh.1.0, whole genome shotgun sequence:
- the cry2 gene encoding LOW QUALITY PROTEIN: cryptochrome-2 (The sequence of the model RefSeq protein was modified relative to this genomic sequence to represent the inferred CDS: deleted 1 base in 1 codon), whose product MVVNSVHWFRKGLRLHDNPALQETLNGADTVRCVYILDPWFAGSANVGVNRWRFLLESLEDLDTSLRKLNSRLFVVRGQPTDVFPRLFKEWNVTRLTFEYDSEPYGKERDAAIIKMAQEYGVETMVRNTHTLYNPDRIIEMNNHSPPLTFKRFQAIVNRLELPRKPLPTITQEQMARCRTQISDNHDEHYGVPSLEELGFKTQGDSSHVWKGGETEALERLNKHLDRKAWVANFERPRITAQSLFASPTGLSPYLRFGCLSCRVFYYNLRDLYMKLRRRSSPPLSLFGQLLWREFFYTAATNNPNFDRMEGNPICVQIPWDHNPEALAKWAEGRTGFPWIDAIMTQLRQEGWIHHLARHAVACFLTRGDLWISWESGMKVFEELLLDADWSVNAGSWMWLSCSAFFQQFFHCYCPVGFGRRTDPSGDYIRRYIPKLKDYPNRYIYEPWNAPESVQKAANCIVGVDYPKPMINHAESSRLNIERMKQVYQQLSHYRGLSLLASVPTIQEEAEPPMSDDSQASSSTAGQPSSPTPSPHQPTPAPSTPPNSEPSTPNTSPSAAAPGAHAQRKRVRPSGLPSKQKSKVKHTNQAKGVEQKTDEKQ is encoded by the exons ATTTTTACTGGAATCTTTAGAGGATTTGGACACAAGTTTGAGGAAACTGAATTCAAGGCTTTTTGTGGTGCGAGGACAACCAACAGATGTTTTCCCAAGACTCTTCAAG GAGTGGAATGTCACACGTCTCACGTTTGAATACGACTCTGAGCCTTATGGCAAAGAAAGAGATGCAGCCATCATTAAAATGGCTCAGGAATACGGTGTGGAAACCATGGTACGAAACACTCACACGCTCTACAATCCAGACAG GATCATAGAAATGAACAACCACAGC CCCCCTCTCACCTTCAAAAGATTTCAAGCCATTGTGAATCGACTCGAACTTCCCAGGAAACCGTTGCCAACCATTACTCAAGAGCAAATGGCCAGGTGTCGGACACAGATTTCGGACAATCATGATGAACATTATGGTGTACCCTCTCTTGAGGAGCTGGGTTTTAAGACTCAGGGTGACAGCTCACATGTATGGAAAGGTGGGGAGACAGAAGCCCTGGAAAGATTAAACAAACACTTAGACAGAAAG GCCTGGGTAGCAAATTTCGAGAGGCCTAGAATAACCGCTCAATCACTGTTCGCAAGCCCAACTGGACTTAGTCCCTACCTACGATTCGGCTGTCTGTCATGTCGCGTGTTTTACTACAATCTGCGGGACCTTTATATGAAG TTGCGGAGACGCTCCAGTCCACCCCTTTCGCTCTTCGGCCAGCTGCTGTGGCGAGAGTTTTTCTACACGGCGGCCACCAACAACCCCAACTTTGACCGTATGGAGGGAAACCCCATCTGCGTGCAGATCCCCTGGGATCACAATCCCGAGGCACTGGCTAAATGGGCAGAAGGTCGGACAGGCTTCCCTTGGATCGATGCCATCATGACCCAGCTAAGACAAGAAGGCTGGATCCACCACCTGGCCAGACACGCCGTAGCTTGTTTCCTCACTCGTGGAGACTTGTGGATCAGCTGGGAAAGTGGAATGAAA gTGTTTGAGGAGCTGTTGTTGGATGCGGACTGGAGCGTGAACGCAGGCAGCTGGATGTGGCTGTCCTGCAGTGCGTTTTTTCAGCAGTTCTTTCACTGTTACTGTCCCGTGGGCTTTGGCCGCAGGACAGATCCCAGCGGAGACTACATCAG GAGGTACATCCCGAAGTTAAAAGACTATCCTAACCGCTACATCTACGAGCCATGGAACGCTCCAGAATCGGTGCAGAAAGCAGCCAACTGCATTGTGGGTGTGGACTATCCTAAGCCTATGATCAACCATGCTGAGAGCAGCCGGCTCAACATCGAACGGATGAAGCAGGTTTACCAGCAGCTGTCACACTACAGAGGCCTTA GTTTGCTCGCCTCAGTTCCTACGATCCAGGAAGAAGCGGAGCCTCCCATGTCAGATGACTCTCAGGCCAGCAGCAGCACTGCTG GTCAACCCTCCAGTCCCACCCCATCACCACACCAGCCCACGCCTGCACCATCAACCCCACCCAACTCGGAGCCCTCCACCCCAAACACAAGCCCGTCAGCGGCTGCCCCTGGGGCCCACGCCCAAAGGAAGAGGGTCCGACCCTCTGGGCTCCCGAGCAAACAGAAGTCAaaagtcaagcacaccaaccaAGCCAAAGGAGTCGAGCAGAAGACTGATGAGAAGCAGTGA